Proteins encoded together in one Planctomyces sp. SH-PL14 window:
- a CDS encoding Gfo/Idh/MocA family protein: MDRRTFLQLGAAGLSLPAFGPSLYAAASDKPPRVALIGCGWYGKADLLRLIQVAPVEVVGLCDVDSTMLAEAAALVKERQRSDKAPPTFRDYRDLLKQTQPEIILIATPDHWHALNAIAAIEAGADLYLQKPISVDVVEGEAILAAARKHGRVVQVGTQRRSTPHLIEARDQILKEGKLGKIGVVEIYCYYHMRARGNPPDIAPPENLDYELWTGPAPMRPYNELVHPRRWRAYMEYGNGIVGDMCIHMLDMVRWMMDLGWPSTVSSSGGILVDKESRSNISDTQTATFDFGGLPVIWQHRTYGHPADPKYPWGATFYGDKGTLKCSVMGYDFTPFGKGEAVHRDVVYELEQYPEDQTEKDLEKHVAPAIRGHMLDFLKARESRGRPVADIEQGHISTASCILANMAMELGRTLAWDPATGRIRNDDEANRRLQRPYREPWTHPVPAKNA; encoded by the coding sequence ATGGACCGCCGCACTTTTCTGCAGTTGGGGGCCGCGGGCCTCAGTCTGCCTGCTTTCGGCCCCTCGCTCTACGCCGCCGCCTCCGACAAGCCGCCGCGGGTGGCGCTGATCGGCTGCGGGTGGTACGGCAAGGCAGACCTGCTGCGGCTGATTCAAGTCGCTCCGGTCGAGGTCGTCGGCCTGTGCGACGTCGACAGCACGATGCTGGCGGAGGCGGCGGCGCTCGTCAAAGAGCGGCAGAGATCCGATAAGGCCCCGCCGACATTCCGGGACTACCGCGACCTGCTGAAGCAGACGCAGCCGGAGATCATCCTGATCGCCACGCCGGACCACTGGCACGCCCTCAACGCCATCGCGGCGATCGAGGCGGGGGCCGACCTCTACCTGCAGAAGCCGATCAGCGTCGACGTCGTCGAAGGGGAGGCGATCCTCGCCGCCGCGCGGAAGCACGGCCGCGTCGTCCAGGTCGGAACGCAGCGGCGGAGCACGCCGCACCTCATCGAGGCCCGCGACCAGATCCTCAAGGAGGGGAAGCTCGGAAAGATCGGCGTCGTCGAGATCTACTGCTACTACCACATGCGGGCCCGCGGCAACCCGCCCGACATCGCCCCGCCGGAGAACCTCGACTACGAACTTTGGACCGGCCCCGCGCCGATGCGGCCCTACAACGAGCTCGTCCATCCCCGCCGCTGGCGAGCCTACATGGAGTACGGCAACGGCATCGTGGGGGACATGTGCATCCACATGCTCGACATGGTCCGGTGGATGATGGACCTCGGCTGGCCCAGCACCGTCAGCTCTTCGGGAGGGATCCTCGTCGACAAGGAGAGCCGCTCCAACATCTCCGACACCCAGACCGCCACCTTCGACTTTGGCGGCCTGCCGGTCATCTGGCAGCACCGCACCTACGGACACCCCGCCGACCCCAAGTACCCCTGGGGGGCGACGTTCTACGGCGACAAGGGGACCCTCAAGTGCAGCGTCATGGGCTATGACTTCACGCCGTTCGGAAAGGGCGAGGCGGTCCACCGCGATGTCGTCTACGAACTGGAGCAGTATCCTGAGGACCAGACCGAGAAGGACCTCGAAAAGCACGTCGCCCCCGCGATCCGCGGGCACATGCTCGACTTCCTGAAGGCCCGGGAGTCCCGCGGCCGTCCGGTGGCGGACATCGAGCAGGGGCACATCTCGACGGCGAGCTGCATACTGGCCAACATGGCGATGGAGCTGGGCCGAACGCTGGCGTGGGATCCGGCGACCGGCCGCATCCGGAACGACGACGAGGCCAACCGCCGGCTCCAGAGACCGTACCGCGAGCCCTGGACACATCCGGTCCCCGCGAAGAACGCCTAG
- a CDS encoding autotransporter outer membrane beta-barrel domain-containing protein: MARATDRRKTFRKAWSALLLGVASSASVQGADYTVSSSAEFAQAIVDINADPTADHRIILSQDFALAGQPGPITLTGGSLTVVGNGHAIDGNGQYRAFFVESGSVALENLSIANGRAQGGAGGDGAGGGLGAGGAVFVDAGGSLRLKNVSFAGNAAVGGSGGASGTGGGGGGLGGSGGSASASGAGGGGLYGNGGSATSTGGAGGGGQSFSGGSSNASNGGGGGGVTSAGGDGTSSGAGAGGLGADGATPVGGDGSNSLGAPGGNGGNGGGGGGGQRADGGAGGTFGGGGGAAAPFSGTNYNGGSGGRFGGGGGSSTGIGGDGGFGGGGGAGSTAGGYGGFGGGGGGSLGGTPGASAFGGGEGDSAGQGGGGAGFGGALFVAQGANITIEEGVTFSTNSVTGGSSAGINGLGAADGNDLFLMSGTSTTFDIAAGQTLSFAQPIGNNDGNNFGVELTKTGAGTLSLSGASPWVSTTSVDQGTLIVNGTLGAFDLMSGRISSLEVSEFGTLAGTGTVQGYLDNYGRISPGNAPGDIGTLNVNGVYMQGSEGVYDVDINAAGQSDQIAVTYAAQLTCGCGPDGGDLFVRAQPGSYTIGQRYTILTTGFGLFDTFGQITTSGLPYFWTASVEYDAFNAYLVLNNDGLTPYAQTRNQISTAAAVMNTATTTDPLLDSVYSSMSGMTADGKQAALDQLSGDLYGTLASSGIQGTTAWLGAIGDRLRPNGAMSTAGGEGLARTQALRPRAAPAPRTSNLHFASFEGESAIRTIDASSDPIVDPFNSSATRRPATEYRGWIGGYGLGGTASSDGNAQGFHYGFGGTAFGVDRRLGDDMVAGVAGGYAGSQVRTASRQQSAQVDSFQVAPYLSRTYGPAYVFGVAGFSYDDYQTTRQLPGAVTARGDYTGYQLSAYLEGGATYALGRWNVQPLMNLQYIALQQDGFTETGAGGAGLTVGSSVNDSLRPGVGLRVARPTAVRGVILVPDLHARYAYELLDPDRLVTANFGGVVGGGFLTAGNQLGRNFGLFGLGLNAAFTPRVGGYLGYDATTADRTVSHAGTGGLQITW, translated from the coding sequence ATGGCCCGAGCGACGGATCGCCGGAAGACGTTTCGGAAGGCCTGGAGCGCCCTGCTCCTCGGCGTGGCATCGTCCGCTAGCGTGCAGGGAGCGGATTACACGGTGAGCTCGTCGGCGGAGTTCGCGCAGGCGATTGTGGACATCAATGCCGATCCGACGGCCGACCATCGGATCATCCTGTCGCAGGACTTCGCGCTCGCCGGGCAGCCGGGGCCCATCACGCTCACCGGCGGGTCGCTGACGGTGGTCGGCAACGGTCATGCGATCGACGGTAACGGCCAGTACCGGGCGTTCTTCGTCGAGAGCGGCTCGGTGGCGCTCGAGAACCTGTCGATCGCCAATGGGCGGGCCCAGGGGGGCGCGGGGGGCGACGGTGCCGGTGGTGGTCTGGGGGCCGGCGGGGCCGTGTTTGTGGATGCCGGGGGCTCGCTGCGGCTGAAGAACGTCAGCTTCGCCGGGAATGCGGCGGTTGGCGGCAGCGGCGGTGCCAGCGGCACCGGAGGTGGGGGCGGCGGGCTCGGCGGCAGCGGCGGGAGCGCTTCCGCCAGCGGCGCGGGGGGCGGCGGCCTGTACGGCAACGGCGGAAGTGCCACGTCCACGGGCGGCGCGGGGGGCGGCGGACAGTCGTTCAGCGGCGGCTCGTCGAACGCGAGCAACGGCGGCGGTGGCGGCGGCGTGACGTCGGCCGGGGGCGACGGGACATCGAGCGGTGCGGGCGCCGGCGGACTCGGCGCCGATGGCGCGACCCCCGTCGGCGGTGACGGCAGCAACTCGCTCGGTGCGCCCGGTGGCAACGGTGGCAATGGGGGAGGCGGCGGCGGCGGACAACGCGCGGACGGCGGCGCGGGGGGGACGTTCGGCGGCGGCGGCGGGGCGGCCGCTCCGTTCAGCGGTACGAACTACAACGGCGGCAGCGGCGGACGCTTCGGCGGTGGCGGCGGTTCGTCAACGGGGATCGGCGGCGACGGCGGATTCGGCGGCGGCGGTGGTGCGGGGAGTACTGCGGGGGGCTACGGCGGATTCGGCGGTGGCGGCGGCGGGAGCCTCGGCGGCACGCCTGGCGCGAGTGCGTTCGGCGGCGGCGAAGGCGATTCGGCCGGCCAGGGGGGCGGCGGCGCGGGCTTTGGCGGCGCGCTCTTCGTCGCGCAAGGCGCCAACATCACCATTGAAGAGGGGGTCACCTTCTCCACCAACTCGGTGACGGGCGGCAGCAGCGCGGGCATCAACGGCCTCGGTGCGGCCGACGGCAACGATCTCTTCCTCATGAGCGGCACGTCGACGACGTTCGACATCGCCGCCGGCCAGACGCTCAGCTTCGCGCAGCCCATCGGCAACAACGACGGCAACAACTTCGGCGTCGAACTCACCAAGACCGGCGCGGGAACGCTCTCCCTCAGCGGCGCCAGCCCGTGGGTGTCGACCACCTCCGTCGATCAGGGGACGCTCATCGTCAACGGCACGCTCGGCGCGTTCGACCTCATGTCCGGCCGCATCAGCTCGCTCGAAGTCAGTGAATTCGGCACGCTCGCGGGGACCGGAACTGTTCAGGGATACCTCGACAACTACGGCCGCATCTCGCCCGGCAACGCCCCCGGCGACATCGGCACGCTCAACGTCAACGGCGTCTACATGCAGGGCTCTGAAGGGGTCTACGACGTCGACATCAATGCGGCCGGCCAGAGCGACCAGATCGCTGTCACATACGCCGCTCAACTCACGTGCGGCTGCGGACCCGATGGCGGCGATCTGTTCGTCCGCGCTCAGCCGGGGAGTTACACCATCGGCCAGCGGTACACGATCCTGACGACCGGATTCGGCCTCTTCGACACGTTCGGTCAGATCACAACGTCGGGCCTGCCGTACTTCTGGACGGCGTCCGTCGAGTACGACGCCTTCAACGCGTACCTCGTTCTCAACAACGACGGGCTCACGCCGTACGCGCAGACGCGGAACCAGATCAGCACGGCCGCCGCCGTGATGAACACGGCGACCACGACCGACCCGTTGCTGGACAGCGTCTACAGCTCGATGAGCGGCATGACTGCCGACGGCAAGCAGGCCGCGCTCGATCAGCTGAGCGGCGACCTCTACGGCACCCTCGCTTCGTCAGGGATTCAAGGGACCACCGCCTGGCTCGGCGCGATCGGCGATCGGCTCCGTCCCAACGGCGCGATGTCGACTGCTGGAGGGGAGGGCCTCGCCAGGACGCAGGCGCTCCGGCCGCGCGCAGCTCCTGCCCCGCGGACAAGCAATCTTCACTTCGCCTCGTTCGAAGGCGAGAGTGCGATTCGCACGATCGACGCGAGCTCGGATCCCATCGTCGATCCGTTCAATTCGAGTGCGACGCGGCGACCTGCGACGGAGTACCGCGGCTGGATCGGCGGTTACGGACTGGGCGGCACCGCCAGCAGCGACGGCAACGCGCAGGGCTTCCATTACGGCTTCGGCGGCACCGCCTTTGGCGTCGATCGCCGGCTCGGTGACGACATGGTGGCAGGCGTTGCGGGGGGCTATGCCGGCAGCCAGGTGCGGACCGCCAGCCGCCAGCAGTCCGCCCAGGTCGATTCGTTTCAGGTGGCTCCGTACCTGAGCCGCACCTATGGCCCCGCCTACGTGTTTGGCGTCGCCGGTTTTTCGTACGACGACTACCAGACGACGCGCCAGCTGCCGGGAGCGGTGACGGCCCGCGGCGACTACACGGGGTACCAGCTTTCGGCGTACCTCGAAGGGGGCGCGACGTACGCGCTCGGCCGCTGGAACGTGCAGCCGCTCATGAACCTGCAGTACATCGCGCTGCAGCAGGATGGCTTCACCGAAACCGGCGCAGGGGGGGCGGGGCTGACGGTGGGGAGCTCGGTGAACGACTCGCTGCGTCCGGGCGTCGGCCTGCGTGTCGCCCGGCCGACGGCGGTCCGCGGCGTGATCCTCGTGCCCGACCTCCACGCCCGCTACGCCTATGAACTGCTCGACCCCGACCGCCTGGTGACCGCCAACTTCGGCGGCGTGGTCGGCGGCGGGTTCCTCACGGCCGGCAATCAGCTCGGCCGCAACTTCGGCCTGTTCGGCCTCGGCCTCAACGCGGCCTTCACCCCTCGCGTCGGCGGCTACCTCGGCTACGACGCCACCACCGCCGACCGCACCGTCTCCCACGCCGGCACCGGCGGCCTGCAGATTACGTGGTGA
- a CDS encoding rubredoxin-like domain-containing protein, which translates to MKFVCPSCGYIFRVRSAATKCPRCGNQPSQDELKFAAILGLIAFGIVIVIAGYATGWK; encoded by the coding sequence ATGAAGTTCGTATGCCCGAGTTGCGGCTACATCTTCCGGGTACGCAGCGCGGCAACCAAATGTCCGCGATGCGGGAATCAGCCGAGTCAGGACGAACTGAAGTTCGCGGCGATCCTAGGGCTGATTGCCTTCGGAATCGTGATCGTCATCGCCGGCTATGCGACGGGCTGGAAATGA
- a CDS encoding DEAD/DEAH box helicase, whose product MPEPLSRDELAARYLEQLPYAPYPIQEEALLAWYTSEEGVLVCAPTGTGKTLIAEAALFEALHLGKVAYYTTPLIALTEQKFREMQDAAERWGFSREDVGLVTGNRRVNPQAKVLVVVAEILLNRLLNAEEFDNFSDVCAVVMDEFHSFNDPERGVVWELSLTMLPKHVRLMLLSATVGNTAEFMIWLRGKHGRKVDLVQGTERKVPLHFEWVGSRLLNEQLEMMNQGADDGRRVPALLFCFNRAECWNVAEQLKGKDMLGDGQQKKLVEAMEGWDWSGGAGPKLKQILLRGVGVHHAGLLPKFRRRVEELFQKKLLSVCVCTETLAAGINLPARSVVLTSLIKGPRGKKTVIDASSAHQMFGRAGRPQFDSRGFVFALSHEDDVKILKWKERYDQIPEDTKDPNLIRAKKALKKKMPTRRNTEQYWNEQQFQKLIAAPAAKLASRGQIPWRLMAYMLSLSPDVSRLRTFVQKRLLDAAAVEKGERRLNEMLLTLWSAGYIDLEPEPPAALRTRIVVESTGAATGDEDDGEDEAPRPAAAPASKAPGDGEADFGDGLDDDPAAAADTETAAAEPDDQPPPAIARLTFGAAPAPLPPPAASKPTKKQGKVINLTGKPAPPPPPELPAYHPAQARPTPAMAKLLAFRAINPVYGAWLLDLMGSAERIERLQIFESVLEVPTSLLSQVRVPPPDVLTPGPLARERIDQELIARGLLTPADINPAAVEEDPADRFNRERRFAVPLAEKVRMLFDSDYPGVLETPVRGVWIAGDLEQFGWDFHKYVSGRDLSKQEGLIFRHLMRLILLCGEFSQLTPPNMPDGEWRDELRDLSENLTEACRKVDPDSTDEVLAALEGADVIKGG is encoded by the coding sequence ATGCCCGAACCGCTGTCTCGCGACGAACTGGCCGCCCGGTATCTCGAGCAGCTCCCCTACGCCCCCTACCCCATCCAGGAAGAAGCCCTCCTGGCCTGGTACACCTCGGAAGAAGGAGTCCTCGTCTGCGCCCCCACCGGCACCGGCAAGACCCTCATCGCCGAAGCCGCCCTCTTCGAAGCCCTGCACCTCGGCAAAGTCGCCTACTACACCACCCCGCTGATCGCTTTGACGGAACAGAAGTTCCGGGAGATGCAGGACGCCGCTGAACGCTGGGGGTTCTCCCGCGAGGACGTCGGCCTCGTCACCGGCAACCGCCGCGTCAACCCGCAGGCCAAGGTCCTCGTCGTCGTCGCCGAGATCCTGCTGAACCGCCTCCTCAACGCCGAAGAGTTCGACAACTTCTCGGATGTCTGCGCCGTCGTGATGGACGAGTTCCACAGCTTCAACGACCCCGAGCGCGGCGTCGTCTGGGAACTGTCACTGACCATGCTCCCCAAGCACGTCCGGCTGATGCTCCTCTCCGCCACGGTCGGCAACACCGCCGAGTTCATGATCTGGCTCCGCGGCAAGCACGGCCGCAAGGTCGACCTCGTCCAGGGGACCGAGCGGAAGGTCCCGCTCCACTTCGAGTGGGTCGGCTCGCGGCTCCTCAACGAGCAGCTCGAAATGATGAACCAGGGAGCGGACGATGGCCGCCGCGTCCCGGCCCTCCTCTTCTGCTTCAACCGGGCGGAGTGCTGGAACGTCGCCGAGCAGCTCAAGGGGAAGGACATGCTGGGAGACGGCCAGCAGAAAAAACTCGTCGAGGCCATGGAGGGCTGGGACTGGAGCGGCGGCGCGGGCCCCAAGCTCAAGCAGATCCTCCTCCGCGGCGTCGGCGTCCACCACGCGGGACTCCTCCCCAAGTTCCGCCGCCGCGTCGAAGAACTGTTCCAGAAGAAGCTGCTGTCGGTCTGCGTCTGTACCGAGACCCTGGCGGCGGGGATCAACCTCCCGGCCCGGTCGGTCGTCCTGACGTCGCTGATCAAGGGGCCGCGAGGGAAGAAGACCGTCATCGATGCCAGCTCGGCCCATCAGATGTTCGGCCGCGCGGGCCGGCCGCAGTTCGACTCGCGAGGCTTCGTCTTCGCCCTCTCGCATGAGGACGACGTCAAGATCCTCAAGTGGAAGGAGCGGTACGACCAGATCCCCGAGGACACCAAGGATCCCAACCTGATCCGGGCCAAGAAGGCTCTCAAGAAGAAGATGCCCACGCGGCGGAACACGGAGCAGTACTGGAACGAGCAGCAGTTCCAGAAGCTGATCGCCGCCCCGGCCGCCAAGCTCGCCAGCCGGGGCCAGATCCCGTGGCGGCTGATGGCCTACATGCTCTCGCTCTCGCCGGACGTCTCGCGGCTGCGGACCTTCGTGCAGAAGCGGCTCCTCGATGCCGCAGCCGTCGAGAAGGGCGAGCGTCGGCTCAACGAAATGCTCCTGACGCTCTGGTCGGCAGGCTACATCGATCTCGAACCGGAGCCCCCCGCGGCGCTGCGAACCCGGATCGTCGTCGAATCGACCGGCGCAGCCACGGGCGACGAGGACGACGGAGAAGACGAAGCCCCCCGCCCGGCGGCAGCCCCGGCATCAAAGGCTCCGGGCGACGGCGAAGCAGACTTCGGCGATGGCCTCGATGACGACCCGGCCGCCGCTGCGGACACAGAGACGGCTGCCGCAGAACCCGATGATCAGCCCCCGCCTGCCATAGCCCGGCTCACCTTCGGCGCGGCCCCCGCTCCACTGCCTCCCCCGGCCGCCTCCAAGCCGACCAAGAAGCAGGGAAAGGTCATCAACCTCACCGGCAAGCCCGCCCCGCCGCCTCCGCCGGAGCTCCCCGCCTACCACCCCGCGCAGGCCCGGCCCACCCCCGCCATGGCCAAGCTGCTCGCCTTCCGAGCCATCAACCCGGTCTACGGGGCCTGGCTCCTCGACCTGATGGGCTCCGCCGAACGGATCGAGCGGCTGCAGATCTTCGAGAGCGTTCTGGAAGTCCCCACGTCGCTCCTCTCGCAGGTCCGCGTCCCGCCGCCGGACGTCCTCACCCCCGGCCCGCTCGCCCGGGAGCGGATCGACCAGGAGCTGATCGCCCGCGGCCTCCTGACCCCGGCCGACATCAACCCGGCAGCGGTGGAAGAAGACCCCGCCGACCGCTTCAACCGCGAACGACGGTTCGCGGTCCCGCTCGCGGAGAAAGTCCGGATGCTGTTCGACTCCGACTACCCCGGCGTCCTGGAGACCCCGGTCCGCGGGGTCTGGATCGCGGGCGATCTCGAGCAGTTCGGCTGGGACTTCCACAAGTACGTCAGCGGCCGGGACCTCTCCAAGCAGGAGGGCCTGATCTTCCGCCACCTGATGCGGCTCATTCTCCTCTGCGGAGAGTTCTCCCAACTGACGCCCCCCAACATGCCCGACGGCGAATGGCGTGATGAGCTCCGCGACCTGAGCGAAAACCTGACGGAAGCCTGCCGCAAAGTCGACCCGGACAGCACGGATGAAGTCCTCGCGGCACTGGAGGGGGCGGACGTCATCAAGGGGGGATGA
- a CDS encoding formylglycine-generating enzyme family protein: MFRSGVCAALVFAVLSSASPSRAAGIADPGDGTKAGEESSNKGLGLSFCWCPAGTFKMGSPPKEVNRDPRGSIVEEEQVDVTLTHGFWMAKHELTQAAWESVMHTTLDQQRAKALSADSNSVGPRFPIVCVSHDEAMEFCRKLTQQEHDAGRLSKNWEFRLPTEAQWEYACRAGTKTATHFGDSLSSEDANFNGAKPYNKGKAGPKVLEEREVGQYKPNAWGLYDMHGNVSEWCLDFQTKSLPGGTDPVVLMGGDNRIERGGDTYVAGRHCRSAARGYGKHDFGGAGLGFRPALVFVSK; the protein is encoded by the coding sequence ATGTTTCGATCCGGTGTCTGCGCGGCCCTCGTCTTTGCAGTCCTGTCGAGTGCGTCACCCTCCCGGGCCGCGGGAATCGCCGATCCGGGGGACGGCACGAAGGCCGGCGAAGAATCGTCCAACAAGGGGCTTGGCCTTTCGTTCTGCTGGTGCCCGGCCGGGACGTTCAAAATGGGAAGCCCTCCGAAAGAGGTGAACCGCGATCCCCGCGGTTCGATCGTGGAGGAGGAGCAGGTCGATGTGACGTTGACGCACGGGTTCTGGATGGCGAAGCACGAGCTGACGCAGGCCGCCTGGGAGTCGGTCATGCACACGACCCTCGATCAACAACGGGCCAAGGCACTCTCGGCAGACTCGAACTCCGTGGGGCCCCGGTTTCCGATCGTCTGCGTCAGCCATGACGAGGCGATGGAGTTCTGCCGGAAGCTCACACAGCAGGAGCACGACGCGGGTCGCCTTTCGAAGAACTGGGAATTCCGTTTGCCCACGGAAGCCCAATGGGAATACGCCTGCCGAGCGGGAACGAAGACCGCCACGCACTTCGGCGACTCACTTTCCAGCGAGGATGCCAACTTCAACGGCGCGAAGCCCTACAACAAGGGGAAGGCCGGCCCGAAGGTGCTCGAAGAGCGGGAGGTTGGGCAGTACAAGCCGAATGCCTGGGGCCTCTATGACATGCATGGCAACGTTTCCGAGTGGTGTCTCGACTTTCAGACGAAATCGCTGCCAGGCGGAACGGACCCCGTGGTCCTGATGGGAGGCGACAATCGCATCGAACGGGGAGGCGACACCTACGTTGCCGGACGGCACTGTCGGTCGGCGGCGCGTGGCTACGGCAAGCATGACTTCGGCGGAGCCGGACTCGGGTTCCGGCCGGCGCTGGTCTTCGTGTCGAAGTGA
- a CDS encoding VOC family protein — MPTSLFISLPVQDVTKSTALYEAIGFQRNPQFTGDATSCLVVSDTISLMLASHEQFQQISPRPMADPTKGCQVLLSLSLESREAVDDMVAKAIAAGGSKAHEPEDYGFMYQHAFYDLDGHGWGLTWFNPNAAQVS; from the coding sequence ATGCCAACGAGCCTTTTCATCTCACTGCCGGTCCAGGACGTGACGAAGTCGACCGCGCTCTATGAAGCGATTGGTTTCCAGCGCAACCCGCAGTTCACTGGCGACGCGACATCCTGCCTTGTTGTCAGTGACACGATCTCCCTCATGCTGGCGTCGCACGAGCAGTTCCAGCAGATCTCACCGAGACCGATGGCCGACCCGACGAAAGGCTGCCAGGTCCTCCTCAGCCTCTCGCTCGAGAGTCGGGAAGCCGTTGACGACATGGTGGCGAAGGCCATCGCGGCCGGAGGATCGAAGGCCCATGAACCGGAAGATTATGGGTTCATGTACCAGCATGCGTTCTACGATCTCGACGGTCACGGTTGGGGACTGACGTGGTTCAATCCGAATGCTGCTCAAGTGAGTTAG
- a CDS encoding serine hydrolase domain-containing protein, producing the protein MIRLGLLALACCLLLGRPARAEGVFPGADWETAAPESQGLSAEKLDKAREWLASHNSRSGLVVRHGRIVAEWYFQEADRNSRFAAYSTSKSLSSMATGLAIADGKLTLDTTVGQFQPDVQPAGKKAITVKQLLSMSSGVHNNPEVHQRTDLFTYALNEAPLDHPPGSKWDYNNTGLALLSPVFQKATGKPIDDFLNERVFKPIGIAADDWTWERREGYALPYSGCHMTARGMGRIGLLVLNKGEWDGRRVVPADWLKESIGPSQDLNKSYGYLWWNNTTNKWPKVPQDAYAALGRWDNNILIVPSLDLVVIRQSDLAPAQGHQIAEYFALVCDAVAKP; encoded by the coding sequence ATGATCCGTCTTGGTCTGCTCGCGCTCGCGTGCTGTCTTCTGCTCGGCCGGCCGGCCCGGGCCGAAGGGGTGTTCCCCGGCGCCGACTGGGAGACCGCGGCGCCGGAAAGCCAGGGGCTGTCGGCCGAGAAGCTCGACAAGGCCCGCGAGTGGCTGGCGTCGCACAACAGCCGCTCGGGGCTCGTCGTCCGCCACGGCCGCATCGTCGCCGAGTGGTATTTCCAGGAGGCGGACCGGAACTCCAGGTTCGCCGCCTATTCGACCAGCAAGTCCCTCTCCAGCATGGCGACGGGACTGGCGATCGCCGACGGCAAGCTGACGCTCGATACCACCGTGGGCCAGTTTCAGCCGGACGTCCAGCCCGCGGGCAAGAAAGCGATCACGGTGAAGCAGCTCCTGAGCATGAGCTCGGGCGTCCACAACAATCCCGAGGTTCACCAGCGGACGGACCTCTTCACCTATGCCCTGAACGAGGCCCCGCTCGATCACCCGCCAGGCTCGAAGTGGGACTACAACAACACCGGCCTGGCGCTCCTCAGCCCCGTCTTCCAGAAGGCAACCGGCAAGCCGATCGACGACTTCCTGAACGAACGGGTTTTCAAGCCGATCGGGATTGCCGCGGACGACTGGACCTGGGAGCGGCGGGAGGGATACGCCCTTCCGTACTCCGGCTGCCACATGACCGCCCGCGGGATGGGACGCATCGGCCTGCTGGTCCTCAACAAGGGGGAATGGGACGGCCGCCGGGTCGTTCCGGCGGACTGGCTGAAGGAATCGATCGGCCCTTCGCAGGACCTCAACAAGTCGTACGGTTACCTGTGGTGGAACAACACGACGAACAAGTGGCCCAAGGTCCCGCAGGACGCCTACGCCGCGCTCGGCCGCTGGGACAACAACATCCTGATCGTCCCCAGCCTCGACCTCGTCGTCATCCGCCAGTCCGATCTGGCCCCGGCGCAGGGGCATCAGATCGCCGAATATTTTGCGCTCGTCTGCGACGCCGTCGCGAAGCCGTAG
- a CDS encoding helix-turn-helix transcriptional regulator: protein MLPADDDLLETNIISPSTRQWGVASGSCPALNSYGIRSVGVAEVGLGYKIVRLRPTFGHINICLEGSGLHLVDRQWVELPTGAAILRPAFDTQGAWQRERKPWRMAWVIFDERTDPLASRQETVSRVVQTDPAAWDCALKGLRLELQTFMDPQHLAAWAQTIFLLSRRVLSGEVDRLAPLWQHVESRLAHPWSVTELAAWAKMSEVHLRRLTRAAWHRSPMQHVSWLRIRRAEYLFSLPGQTVENVAAEVGYESTSSFTAAFKRWRGRSPRAAERVSAASGE, encoded by the coding sequence ATGTTGCCAGCCGACGACGATCTGCTCGAAACGAACATCATCAGTCCCTCGACCCGGCAGTGGGGGGTCGCCTCGGGCTCCTGTCCGGCGCTGAATTCGTACGGGATCCGGAGCGTCGGCGTCGCGGAAGTCGGGCTCGGTTACAAGATCGTGAGGCTCCGGCCGACATTCGGGCACATCAACATCTGCCTGGAGGGCTCGGGCCTGCACCTCGTCGATCGCCAGTGGGTCGAACTCCCGACCGGCGCCGCGATCCTCCGTCCCGCGTTCGACACCCAGGGGGCATGGCAGCGGGAACGGAAGCCGTGGCGGATGGCGTGGGTGATCTTCGACGAGCGGACCGACCCGCTCGCCAGCCGGCAGGAGACGGTCAGCCGGGTCGTCCAGACCGATCCCGCGGCGTGGGACTGTGCCCTCAAGGGGCTGCGGCTCGAGCTCCAGACGTTCATGGACCCGCAGCACCTGGCCGCCTGGGCCCAGACGATTTTTCTCCTGAGCCGCCGCGTCCTGTCGGGCGAGGTCGATCGCCTCGCGCCGCTCTGGCAACACGTCGAGTCGCGGCTCGCGCATCCCTGGAGCGTCACGGAGCTGGCGGCCTGGGCGAAGATGAGCGAAGTCCATCTCCGCCGGCTGACCCGTGCGGCCTGGCACCGGAGCCCGATGCAGCACGTCTCGTGGCTCCGCATCCGCCGCGCCGAATACCTCTTCAGCCTCCCGGGCCAGACGGTCGAGAACGTCGCCGCCGAAGTCGGCTACGAAAGCACCTCTTCGTTCACAGCCGCCTTCAAGCGGTGGCGCGGCCGTTCCCCCCGAGCGGCGGAACGAGTCTCCGCGGCCTCAGGCGAGTAG
- a CDS encoding DUF2513 domain-containing protein, which yields MKRDLAVVRGLLIEIEEIPSDGSFGYDQSKQGLSRPDFDEYVRLLEMEGFVHGVIGTLEYGSAQCEGLTPRGHDYLDKVRSETIWNAVVEKAKASGVALTISAAYALAKVTIEEKLGIKL from the coding sequence ATGAAGCGAGACTTGGCGGTAGTTCGTGGACTGCTCATCGAGATCGAAGAGATTCCCAGTGACGGGAGCTTTGGCTACGACCAGTCGAAGCAGGGGCTTTCACGACCAGACTTTGACGAGTACGTCCGTCTCCTCGAGATGGAAGGATTCGTACATGGCGTCATCGGCACGCTGGAATACGGATCTGCACAGTGTGAAGGACTCACACCCCGCGGCCATGACTATTTAGACAAAGTCCGATCCGAAACGATCTGGAACGCTGTGGTCGAGAAGGCGAAAGCGTCTGGTGTCGCGCTCACGATCTCGGCGGCATACGCGCTGGCGAAGGTGACGATCGAAGAGAAGCTAGGAATCAAACTCTGA